From Vitis vinifera cultivar Pinot Noir 40024 chromosome 3, ASM3070453v1, the proteins below share one genomic window:
- the LOC100250434 gene encoding cyclin-dependent kinase inhibitor 7 isoform X2: MKEYMSECETIVGIAVMEVGHGGVRVRPVEASTTDASKRRRIASGELRTSPSSNVELRSNCCYVNSPPDSPSPAQSENYVEQVLGDLCASSCADHAPESRCSSNEPGEVVRSSLRSADLEAKGFETENSTYSDGRFRETTPVSELYADSAEMESTAKTTAAKPRRKSTAGKMPSTVEIEEFFSAAEKYQQQRFAEKYNYDIVKDAPMEGRYQWVRLER, encoded by the exons ATGAAGGAGTACATGAGCGAATGTGAGACAATTGTAGGAATTGCAGTGATGGAGGTTGGTCATGGCGGCGTGAGGGTGAGGCCTGTGGAGGCTTCCACCACTGATGCGTCCAAGAGGAGGAGGATTGCTTCTGGGGAGCTGCGAACGTCGCCTTCGTCTAATGTTGAGCTGAGAAGCAACTGTTGCTACGTGAACTCGCCGCCGGATTCACCGTCGCCGGCCCAGTCGGAGAATTATGTTGAGCAAGTTCTCGGTGATTTGTGCGCCAGCTCATGCGCCGATCACGCTCCGGAGTCTCGTTGTTCGAGCAACGAGCCCGGTGAGGTCGTGAGGAGCAGCTTGAGATCTGCAGATCTGGAG GCCAAGGGTTTCGAAACTGAAAACTCAACGTATAGCGACGGCAGATTCag AGAGACCACTCCAGTGAGCGAGCTCTACGCTGATTCAGCTGAGATGGAGTCTACGGCGAAGACTACAGCGGCCAAACCGCGACGGAAATCTACGGCGGGAAAGATGCCGTCGACGGTTGAGATCGAAGAGTTCTTCTCCGCAGCGGAAAAGTACCAGCAACAGCGATTCGCAGAGAA GTACAACTACGATATCGTGAAGGATGCCCCCATGGAGGGCCGGTACCAGTGGGTTCGCTTGGAGCGATGA
- the LOC100250434 gene encoding cyclin-dependent kinase inhibitor 7 isoform X1, with protein MKEYMSECETIVGIAVMEVGHGGVRVRPVEASTTDASKRRRIASGELRTSPSSNVELRSNCCYVNSPPDSPSPAQSENYVEQVLGDLCASSCADHAPESRCSSNEPGEVVRSSLRSADLEAKGFETENSTYSDGRFSRETTPVSELYADSAEMESTAKTTAAKPRRKSTAGKMPSTVEIEEFFSAAEKYQQQRFAEKYNYDIVKDAPMEGRYQWVRLER; from the exons ATGAAGGAGTACATGAGCGAATGTGAGACAATTGTAGGAATTGCAGTGATGGAGGTTGGTCATGGCGGCGTGAGGGTGAGGCCTGTGGAGGCTTCCACCACTGATGCGTCCAAGAGGAGGAGGATTGCTTCTGGGGAGCTGCGAACGTCGCCTTCGTCTAATGTTGAGCTGAGAAGCAACTGTTGCTACGTGAACTCGCCGCCGGATTCACCGTCGCCGGCCCAGTCGGAGAATTATGTTGAGCAAGTTCTCGGTGATTTGTGCGCCAGCTCATGCGCCGATCACGCTCCGGAGTCTCGTTGTTCGAGCAACGAGCCCGGTGAGGTCGTGAGGAGCAGCTTGAGATCTGCAGATCTGGAG GCCAAGGGTTTCGAAACTGAAAACTCAACGTATAGCGACGGCAGATTCag TAGAGAGACCACTCCAGTGAGCGAGCTCTACGCTGATTCAGCTGAGATGGAGTCTACGGCGAAGACTACAGCGGCCAAACCGCGACGGAAATCTACGGCGGGAAAGATGCCGTCGACGGTTGAGATCGAAGAGTTCTTCTCCGCAGCGGAAAAGTACCAGCAACAGCGATTCGCAGAGAA GTACAACTACGATATCGTGAAGGATGCCCCCATGGAGGGCCGGTACCAGTGGGTTCGCTTGGAGCGATGA